ATCGAACACCGGACGGGCAGCCCGCGGTGGTGAAGACCGCACCGCGACTGCCGGACGGCACACCTTTCCCGACCCTCTACTACTTGACCGACCAGCGGCTCACTGCAGCCTGCAGTCGCCTCGAATCGGGCGGCGTGATGCGGGGAATGCAGGCGAGGCTCGCTGACGACGCCGATCTCGCCGCAGCGTACAAGGCGGCGGGGGAGAGCTATCTCGCTGAACGCGACGCCATCGAGTCGCTGGGCACGGACTTCACCGGCGGCGGGATGCCGGACCGGGTGAAGTGCCTGCACGTTCTCGTGGCCCACGCGTTGGCGAAGGGGCCGGGCGTCAATCCGTTCGGCGACGAGGCCGTCGCGATGATCGCCGACGAGGACAAACTGCGCGGCATCGCGGTTCCTGCAGACTGGCCCACGTTCAGCGACGCGGTCGAGACGCCGTGACTCGAGTCGCCGCCGTCGACTGCGGAACCAACTCGCTGCGTCTGCTGATCGCTGAACCGGCATCGGACGGGTCACTCGTCGACGTCGCTCGCGACATGAAGGTCGTCCGTCTCGGGCAGGGTGTCGACGCGACCGGTGAGTTCGCGCCGGAGGCCATAGAACGCGTCCGTGTGGAACTCGACGGTTACGTCCAGCGGATGCTGGACGCCGGAGTCGAACGGGTCCGCATGGTCGCGACGTCGGCGACTCGTGATGCCGGGAACCGGGACGAGTTCTTCGCGATGACTGCTGACTCGCTGGGCCGTGTTCAGCCCGGTGCCGTCTCCGAAGTGATCTCCGGCGACGAGGAGGCCAGGCTGTCGTTCCGAGGCGCGGTCGGGGGGCTCGATGCGGCCGACGGGCCATTCGTCGTCACCGACCTCGGCGGTGGCAGCACGGAAGTGGTTGTAGGCGACCTGTCGACCGGGGTGCATGGTGCTCACTCGTCGAACATCGGGTGCGTCCGCCTCACTGAGCGCGCCCTCCACTCGGATCCGCCGACGCTCGACGAGCGCAACGCCGCGGTCGGCTACGCGCATGACGAACTAGCTAAAGCGTTCGACGCAGTCGACGTCTCCTACGCACGGACATGGGTTGGTGTC
This genomic window from Gordonia sp. PDNC005 contains:
- a CDS encoding DUF501 domain-containing protein encodes the protein MSVSDNDLAAVEKQLGRTPRGVLDISYRTPDGQPAVVKTAPRLPDGTPFPTLYYLTDQRLTAACSRLESGGVMRGMQARLADDADLAAAYKAAGESYLAERDAIESLGTDFTGGGMPDRVKCLHVLVAHALAKGPGVNPFGDEAVAMIADEDKLRGIAVPADWPTFSDAVETP
- a CDS encoding Ppx/GppA phosphatase family protein produces the protein MTRVAAVDCGTNSLRLLIAEPASDGSLVDVARDMKVVRLGQGVDATGEFAPEAIERVRVELDGYVQRMLDAGVERVRMVATSATRDAGNRDEFFAMTADSLGRVQPGAVSEVISGDEEARLSFRGAVGGLDAADGPFVVTDLGGGSTEVVVGDLSTGVHGAHSSNIGCVRLTERALHSDPPTLDERNAAVGYAHDELAKAFDAVDVSYARTWVGVAGTLTTFAAVHAGLDHYDPEVIHHSRIGLAELHALCSRIVAMTRDERMDLGPMHPGRADVIGGGALVTQELARNFADRAGISEMVVSEHDILDGIALGLLD